In the genome of Candidatus Ornithobacterium hominis, the window TACATCGATAAAATTCCATTCCATGATTGAACATTCGCAGAAAGTTTAAACAAAATTTCCTATCACAGAATTAACAGAAAATCCTTAATTAAGGATTTTGTTTTTTATAATTTTCAACACCGTTTTCTATCCACTCCAGGTAATCTTCTACATCTAATTCTGCACCCATCGGTTCAGTATAGCGGTTCATCTCTTTATCTATCAAAATGTACAGCGGCTGAGAATTGGATTTAAAATACTTGATTTGATAAGCGCTCCATTTATCACCAATTGTACGTAATTTCCGTCCTTTTTCTTCAGAATAAACTTTATCTTCTTCAGGTAGTTCAATGAATCGGTCAACGTAGAGTGAAGCTAAAACTACATCTTTAGTCAATTTTTCCTTTACACGCGGGTCACTCCACACATTATCTTCTACCAAACGGCAATTAGCACAAGCATCACCTGTAAAATCCAACATCACGGGCTTATTAACTTTTTCTGCATAGGCAAAGGCGTCTTCCACATCATGAAAAGTAGGGATTTGATGAGGGCCAAACTCAGCATGTTCTGGTAAATCTACCACAGCCGAAGTGCCTCCACCTCCCAAGCCCAACGGTGATTCGCTGTAATGTTTTGGTGGGATTAATCCACTTAATTTCTTCAATGGTGCGCCAAATAAACCTGGAATCATATAGGCAACAAATATAAAGGTGAGAATCCCAAAAAGCATTCGCCCCCAGCCAATCCCATTGGAATTTCCATCGTTTTTCATCTGGAAAATATTCAAAATATAAAGTCCCATGATCAAGAAGATTCCAATCCACGCAGCTAAAAACACTTCTCTCTCAAGCCAGTGCATTTGTAGAACTAAATCTGCGTTAGACAAAAACTTCAGAGCAAAAGCCAATTCAATGAAGCCTAAAGAAACTTTTACCGTATTTAACCATCCTCCTGATTTTGGTAAACTGCTGAGCCAACTTGGGAAAAGTGCAAAAAGTGTAAAAGGTAAAGCTAGAGCCAAAGAGAACCCAAACATTCCGACAGCAGGTCCCAGTTTTTCACCCGAACTGACTGAGTCTACCAACAAAGTTCCAATAATTGGTCCCGTACATGAGAAGGAAACCAATGCCAAAGTCAATGCCATAAAGAAAATACCAATCAATCCGCCTTGGTCAGCAGCTTTGTCTGATTTATTAATCCATTTAGATGGCAAAGTAATTTCAAAAGCACCGAAAAATGAAACGGCAAAAACTATGAATAGAATAAAGAAAACAATGTTGACCCAAGGATTGGTAGCCAAGGCATTCAGTGCACTTGGTCCAAAGACCATCGTTATCAACATCCCAAGCAAAACATAAATGACTATAATGGAAATTCCATAAATCAAGGCTTTAGAAATCCCAGAGCTTCGACTTTTGCTTTGTTTGGTAAACATACTCACCGTCAGCGGAATCATCGGGAAAATACATGGCATCAGCAGAGCTGCAAAACCTCCCAAAAATCCAAATACGAAAATCTCCCACATACTACGATTGGCATTAGAATTCGTTATTTCGACTTCTTTTACCTCCTTATCTGTTACGATTTTTTCAGAAGAAATTTCAATGAAATTTTGGGTTAAGCCATCTTCATTCTCAGCGCTATCTTCCTCTGCATCAGTGATTTCTTGATTATCAGATTCAACCTCATTCCTGAAGCTTGAATTTTCTTTGATTTCATCTGATTTCAGCTCAGCTGCATTTTTAGCTGAACTCTCTGCTGGCTTTAAATCAAATTGAAAGGTTTTGTAATCTGGCGGCAGGCATCTCTCGTCATCACAAACCTGAAACATTACTTCAACCTCAAGTTTTGTCGGCTGATTGACTTTTATATTTTGTGTAAAAATAGCTTTATCACTAAAATAAACTTGTTGTTCTTGAAAAGCAGCACTAAACTCATCGTGCAAATTTCCTTCTTCTTTGATTGTGCCTACGAGCTGATAATCAGTGGATTTCTGAAAATCAAAAGCCGTAGGTATACCAATACCCCCTCGCTTGTGGCGTGTAGAATATAAATGCCAATCTTTCTCAATTTCTGCTTTGAAGATTAAGTTATGCGTTCCATCACTATTTTTTTTGACATTTTGCGTCCATTTTACTGGTTGTAAAACTTGCCCAGAAAGTGCCGTACAGGCGACAAAAAATAATGAAAATAAAAATCTTATAAATCTACGTGCAGCCATACTTTTGTGTTTTTATGGGGTAAAAATCTTTCATCTTGGCGGTGACCAACAATCCACAAAATTTCATCATTTGCATCTACCAAAATCAAAGTCTTTTCTTTTTCAAGCTTTGAAAACTTTTCGTCTTTCAAGTATTTACTCACTTTTTTTGACTTCCCTCCCATCCCTGCGGGGAAAAATCGATCGCCCATTTTTTTGCTACGCAAATATAAGGGAAATTTTAGGCTTTTATAGTCAAAACTAGCAGAAGTTTTTATTTTTTCAGCATCAGAGGTTTGAAAAAAAATAGGTAATGGAACTTCCATTTTCTTATTAATTTGAACCTTGTAAATATTTTCTGTAGTAATTTCTTCTAAAGGTTTTAATAAAATTTCTTTCCTATTTTTGATTAATCGAAACTTATCTGATTGAATTTCAGAACTGTTTTCTGCCGATAATAATTTTTCTATCTCTTTTGCTGAACCAAATCCAAAATCGTAAAATAAATAATGTAACGTATTTTCTATAGGTTTTAAATTTTTTAACTCAGCGATAGGAATTGAAAAGGTTTGATTTTCTAAAGGCTTAAAAAATTTTCCTTTAAATGTACTCACTCTTTCATTAATCCACTGATTTTCAATTTCCAATAAATTCATACTTTGCAAAATCCTTTCTTCTGCATTTGATTTAATTTCATTTAAAATCGGTATTAATTGATTTCTAATAGCGTTGCGTAAATAATCATTCGTTTGGTTTGTTGCATCTTCTCGCCAAGCGATTTGGTGGTTTTTCGCATAGGCTAAAATGTCTTCTTTTTTTATACTCAACAATGGGCGTAAAATTTTCCCTTGCCGAGTTTGCATTCCGCTCAAGCCTTTGGCGCCACTACCTCTCAATAGATTTAAAAAAAATGTTTCTACTTGATCGTTAGCATGATGTGCCGTCACGGTGTAATCAAAATCATATTTCTTGCACAATTCATCAAACCAAGCATAGCGCAATTCTCTCGCTGCCATTTGAGTTGACAGTGAATTTTCTTTTTTAAAATTTAACGTATCTACTTTTTTTGAAAAGAACGAAATAGCTTTATCCTGCGCTATTTTTTTTATGAAATTTTCGTCTTCATCAGCTGCCTCACGCAAACCAAAATTCATGTGAGCTACTGCAAAGTTCAATTTTTTTTGACTAAATAAATCTAGCAAAACCATGCTATCCACTCCACCCGAAATTGCCAAGAGAAACTTTGATTTTTCTACTGAAATTTCACAAGGAAAATTTAATTTCATTTTTTTTTAAGGCTTAAAAAATTTCTTTATAAGCGGTTTTAAGTTGATTTAAAGCTTTTTCTAGTATTGCCCGTGGGCAGGCTACATTCATTCGCATAAACCCCTCACCTTCAACTCCATAACTCATTCCATTATTAAGTGCTAGTCCCGCTTTTTCTACAAAAAATTCATTCAGTTCTTTGGCACTCCAGCCCAGCTCTCGTGCATCTAGCCAAATCAGGTAAGAGGCTTCTGGCCGCATGACCTTAATTTTAGATAGATTTTGACGGAAAAATTCAATCGTAAAATTAATATTTTCTTGAATGTAATTTTTGATTTCCTCCAGCCATGTTTCTCCATTTTGATATGCCGAAATCGTCGGTTGATAGGCAAAAGCATGCCCATGAAAAAGCATTGTAGATTGTAGATAATCTTTTAACTTTTTACGAATTTTGGGGTTGGGGGCAATGGCATAAGCACTATTAAAACCTGCCATGTTAAAAGCTTTGCTTGCTGAATTAAAGGTTACGGAATTTATTTTTGCGGCTTCTGAAACTTTGGCAAAAGTTTCATGTTTTTTGAAGCTCAAATCTGCATGAATCTCATCTGAAATGACTAAAACTTGATTTTCTTCACAAATTTCTGCAATTTTTTGTAATTCTTGCTTTGTCCACACACGCCCGCTAGGATTATGCGGATGGCAAAGAAAAAACATTTTACAGTCTTTTATTTTTTCCCTCATTAACTCAAAATCAATATAGTAACGCTCATTTTTTAAAATTAAGGGCACATTTACCAATTTTCGGTTTTGATTTCTTATCACCACGCTAAAGGGTTGATAAACAGGCTGATAAATCATCACTCCATCGCTAGGAGATGTGAATGCCGCTACTGCGATACTCAACCCAGGTACCACGCCTGGGAGGTATAAAATCATTTCTTTTGAGATTTCCCAATCGTGAACTTTTCTCTGCCATTCGATAATGGAACGAAACCACTCGCTGGGTGCTGTGGTATAGCCTATAATCTGATGACCGATTACTCGCTGCGCTGCTTGTAAAACAAAATCTGGTGTTTTGAAGTCCATATCAGCAACCCACATTGGGACTAAATCCGTTCTGCCCCAGATTTTTTTCATTTCTTCAAGCTTTACCGCATCAGTATTTTTTCGGTTGATGATTTCATCAAAATCGTAATCTTTCTTCATTACATTGCAGTCTTTCTTCTTTCTAAATTTCTTAAAATATAAATTATCTGAAAATTTTTTAAGCCTTAAAAAAATCTTTGTTTAAATTTAAATTTGGTATTCTGTTCCATTAAATATCTTCTGCTTCATTCGTTCGATTGTTTTGCGACTCGGTTATCAGTTGTTTGGTCGGAATAATTAATTCTGTGAAAATTTCTATCTCAACCTCTCCATTCGGAAAGCATCGTGCAAATCTAAAAAAAGCATATTAGGCTGAAAGTTAGTCAAATAAATTTAATTTATCTTCAAAGTTATAAAATATTTTCAAAAGTTTTTCAGTTCATTTTTTCATAAATTCATTCATCATCAGCTAAATGCTTTTCACAAAATTTTCTAAGGCTTAAAAAATTTCTTTAATTTTGACAAAACTCAAATTATTTAATAAAATTTCATGAATATGTCTCAAAAATCCACCATTCACTATACGATGACTGATGAGGCTCCTATGTTGGCGACACATTCACTATTGCCAATGCTAGAGGCTTTTTTGAAAATGGCTGATGTCTACATTTCCCAAGCTGATATTTCCTTGGCGGGGAGGATTTTAGCTAATTTCCCTGAAAAATTAAGTGAAGATCAGCGTGTGCCTGATGCTTTGAAAGAACTTGGTGAGTTAGCCAAAAAACCAGAAGCCAATATCATTAAACTACCCAATATTTCTGCTTCTGTTCCGCAGCTGGAAGAAGCCATCAAAGAACTTCAAAATCAAGGTTTTGATGTGCCTAACTACCCAGTAGAGCCTAAAAATGAAGAAGAAAAAGAAATCAAAAAACGCTATGCTGCGGTGCTGGGTTCTGCTGTGAACCCCGTGCTGCGTGAAGGGAATTCTGATCGCCGTGCACCCAAAGCTGTAAAAAAATATGCGCAAATACATCCTCACCGCATGGGTGAGTGGAGCAAAGATTCTAAAACTCGTGTAGCTCATATGGAGAAAGGCGATTTCTATGAGACGGAGAAGTCTACCGTTTTAGAAAATGATACACAATATCGCATCGTTTTTGAGAACGAAAAAGGAGAAGAAAAAGTACTGAAAGATTTTGCTCCGTTACTAAAAGGTGAAGTGATTGATTCTTCTGTAATGCATTTACAAGACTTAAAGGATTTTGTGGCCAAAACCATTGAAGAAGCAAAAAATGACGATATTTTACTTTCTGCACACCTGAAGGCAACGATGATGAAGGTGTCTGACCCTTTAATTTTTGGTGCAATTGTAGAAACTTATTTTAAGAAAATTTACGAGAAAAATCAAGCATTATTTGATGAATTAGACATTATGCCTAATGCTGGCCTACAAACCCTAGCCGAAAAATTAGAGGGGAGAACAGAAGAGCAAGAAATTCAAGCGCAGATTCAGGAGCGATTGGCAGAAGGCCCAAGGGTAGCAATGGTCAATTCAGATAAAGGAATTACCAATTTCCATGTGCCTTCTGATGTCATTATCGATGCTTCAATGGCAGCTATGATAAGAAATGGAGGGAAAATGTGGAATAAAGATGGAGAAGCAGAAGACACTATAGCCATCATCCCAGACCGCTCTTACGCTGTATTTTACCAAGCTGCAATTGATGATATGAAAGAAAATGGGGCATTAAATCCTTCTACCTCTGGTACAGTTTCCAATGTTGGGTTGATGGCTAAAAAAGCAGAAGAATATGGCTCTCATGATAAAACTTTTCAAGCGCCTGGGAATGGTGTCATCAAAATTTTGGAAGAAAATGGCGACGTTCTAATGCAACAATTTGTGCAAGAAAAAGACATTTTTAGAATGTGCCAAACGAAAGATGAACCCATTAAAGATTGGGTGAAATTAGCGGTAACACGTGCTAAACTCTCTGATACTCCAGTGATTTTTTGGCTGGATGAAAATCGTGCACATGACCGCAAAATCAGAAATAAAGTCCAAACTTACCTCAAAGATTTTGATACCAAAGGTTTAGATATTCGCATCATGAATGTGGACGATGCGATGCAAGAAACATTGAAAAGAATGCGAGCTGGTGAGGATACTATTTCTGCATCTGGAAATGTATTGAGAGATTACATTACTGATTTATTCCCGATTTTGGAACTCGGGACTTCAGCTAAAATGCTTTCCATCGTCCCGTTGATGAATGGTGGTGGGCTATTTGAAACTGGTGCTGGTGGCTCTGCGCCCAAGCATATTGAGCAATTTCTAGGGGAAGGCTATCTACGCTGGGATTCGCTGGGTGAGTTTTTAGCTTTGGCTGCATCTCTAGAGCACCTGAGCCGAAGTAATCACAACCCACGGGCAATGATTTTAGCAGAAACTTTAGACCAAGCCGTTGAAGAATATTTACAAAATGATAAATCACCTGCTCGTGAATTGGGTGAAATAGATAATCGTGGCTCTCATTTTTATCTGGTGAAATATTGGGCTAAAGCTTTAGCTAACCAAACTCAAGATGAGAATTTAGCTCTCCTCTTTAAGACGATTTCTAGAAGATTGGATGAGAGTGAAGCTGAAATTAACCAAGAACTCATTGGTGCGCAAGGCAAAGCTCAAGACATAGGCGGTTATTATCACCCCGATACTGATAAAACCAATGCTTCCATGCGCCCGTCTGAAGCTTTAAATTCTATTATAGAAGAATTGAAATAATTTTAAATTAAAAAAATATGAGCAAAGTTTAGAGAGAATAAATAGCCAACTTCAAAAAGATACAGAGTTATATAATAAACTTGAAGAATTTTGGGAATTTTTAAAAAATTGTAAAGAACAGTATAAAAAACAGGACGAAGGATATATACCTCGTTGTTTATAGGATCATGACAATTATATCCCAAATGGTATTTTTGTTTATTATTATATTGATCCTGCATTCTACTCAGGATTTATAGATGGTGCTATTGAAACAATAGATGGAGCAGTAAAATTTGTAGATTTTTTAGATTGTATAAATCCTGTTTCATTTAGAGCATGGATTAGTACTGCTTGCTATCAAAAGCGAAAAGATGCAGTATTAATGCTTCGGCAGATTTATGAAATATTTTCAAGTGAAGAAAAATTACAACAGGTTACTCAATCCATTCAACAACAATTATCTGAATATATAGATAAAACGGCTAGTGTAAGTAACCAAGCGAGATATAATCAAGGAAAACTAACATTTGATGTAGTAACTTTATTTGTTGGTGTAGGTGAGGCAAAATCTTACTTAAAAGGTAATAATGTTTTCAACAAGCTGAAGGATTATATTGACAAGTTGTCTAGCTTTAAAGGTAGAGAATGGAGTAAAATAATTATAGAAGAAAAAGATATTAAGAAAAAGATATTAGAAGTTGGAATTCCTAAAGGGGCTACCAAAGAGCAAATAAAACAGATTAATCAAGCTATAAAATATGCTGAACAGCAAGGTATAAAAATGAATGTTAGAGTTGTAAAATAATTAATTATGTTAAGTAGAATAAAGGACTTTTTAAAAATGGATAATAAAAGAAAAAATCGTCAGATGTGTAGTATATATAAAACTAAAACACAATATAAAATTATTACGATTTACAGTACAGATGTTGGAATTTATGTTGCAAATACTCCTGTTTTTATTTTGGAAATAACAACAGATATGGAAAAAATAAATGAGGCTATATGGACGTGCTTAAATGCAAGTAAAAAAATGAATTATAAAGAATATCAGAGAGAAAGTATAAATTATTTAAAACTATTAAAAGAACCCTCTCTAAAAAAATTATATAATAATTCTAAAAATTGTAAACTATATATTCAAGATAAAAAAGCAAATATAGTTCCGTATAAAAA includes:
- a CDS encoding MalY/PatB family protein, encoding MKKDYDFDEIINRKNTDAVKLEEMKKIWGRTDLVPMWVADMDFKTPDFVLQAAQRVIGHQIIGYTTAPSEWFRSIIEWQRKVHDWEISKEMILYLPGVVPGLSIAVAAFTSPSDGVMIYQPVYQPFSVVIRNQNRKLVNVPLILKNERYYIDFELMREKIKDCKMFFLCHPHNPSGRVWTKQELQKIAEICEENQVLVISDEIHADLSFKKHETFAKVSEAAKINSVTFNSASKAFNMAGFNSAYAIAPNPKIRKKLKDYLQSTMLFHGHAFAYQPTISAYQNGETWLEEIKNYIQENINFTIEFFRQNLSKIKVMRPEASYLIWLDARELGWSAKELNEFFVEKAGLALNNGMSYGVEGEGFMRMNVACPRAILEKALNQLKTAYKEIF
- the tilS gene encoding tRNA lysidine(34) synthetase TilS; amino-acid sequence: MKLNFPCEISVEKSKFLLAISGGVDSMVLLDLFSQKKLNFAVAHMNFGLREAADEDENFIKKIAQDKAISFFSKKVDTLNFKKENSLSTQMAARELRYAWFDELCKKYDFDYTVTAHHANDQVETFFLNLLRGSGAKGLSGMQTRQGKILRPLLSIKKEDILAYAKNHQIAWREDATNQTNDYLRNAIRNQLIPILNEIKSNAEERILQSMNLLEIENQWINERVSTFKGKFFKPLENQTFSIPIAELKNLKPIENTLHYLFYDFGFGSAKEIEKLLSAENSSEIQSDKFRLIKNRKEILLKPLEEITTENIYKVQINKKMEVPLPIFFQTSDAEKIKTSASFDYKSLKFPLYLRSKKMGDRFFPAGMGGKSKKVSKYLKDEKFSKLEKEKTLILVDANDEILWIVGHRQDERFLPHKNTKVWLHVDL
- a CDS encoding protein-disulfide reductase DsbD family protein, whose product is MAARRFIRFLFSLFFVACTALSGQVLQPVKWTQNVKKNSDGTHNLIFKAEIEKDWHLYSTRHKRGGIGIPTAFDFQKSTDYQLVGTIKEEGNLHDEFSAAFQEQQVYFSDKAIFTQNIKVNQPTKLEVEVMFQVCDDERCLPPDYKTFQFDLKPAESSAKNAAELKSDEIKENSSFRNEVESDNQEITDAEEDSAENEDGLTQNFIEISSEKIVTDKEVKEVEITNSNANRSMWEIFVFGFLGGFAALLMPCIFPMIPLTVSMFTKQSKSRSSGISKALIYGISIIVIYVLLGMLITMVFGPSALNALATNPWVNIVFFILFIVFAVSFFGAFEITLPSKWINKSDKAADQGGLIGIFFMALTLALVSFSCTGPIIGTLLVDSVSSGEKLGPAVGMFGFSLALALPFTLFALFPSWLSSLPKSGGWLNTVKVSLGFIELAFALKFLSNADLVLQMHWLEREVFLAAWIGIFLIMGLYILNIFQMKNDGNSNGIGWGRMLFGILTFIFVAYMIPGLFGAPLKKLSGLIPPKHYSESPLGLGGGGTSAVVDLPEHAEFGPHQIPTFHDVEDAFAYAEKVNKPVMLDFTGDACANCRLVEDNVWSDPRVKEKLTKDVVLASLYVDRFIELPEEDKVYSEEKGRKLRTIGDKWSAYQIKYFKSNSQPLYILIDKEMNRYTEPMGAELDVEDYLEWIENGVENYKKQNP
- a CDS encoding NADP-dependent isocitrate dehydrogenase; translated protein: MSQKSTIHYTMTDEAPMLATHSLLPMLEAFLKMADVYISQADISLAGRILANFPEKLSEDQRVPDALKELGELAKKPEANIIKLPNISASVPQLEEAIKELQNQGFDVPNYPVEPKNEEEKEIKKRYAAVLGSAVNPVLREGNSDRRAPKAVKKYAQIHPHRMGEWSKDSKTRVAHMEKGDFYETEKSTVLENDTQYRIVFENEKGEEKVLKDFAPLLKGEVIDSSVMHLQDLKDFVAKTIEEAKNDDILLSAHLKATMMKVSDPLIFGAIVETYFKKIYEKNQALFDELDIMPNAGLQTLAEKLEGRTEEQEIQAQIQERLAEGPRVAMVNSDKGITNFHVPSDVIIDASMAAMIRNGGKMWNKDGEAEDTIAIIPDRSYAVFYQAAIDDMKENGALNPSTSGTVSNVGLMAKKAEEYGSHDKTFQAPGNGVIKILEENGDVLMQQFVQEKDIFRMCQTKDEPIKDWVKLAVTRAKLSDTPVIFWLDENRAHDRKIRNKVQTYLKDFDTKGLDIRIMNVDDAMQETLKRMRAGEDTISASGNVLRDYITDLFPILELGTSAKMLSIVPLMNGGGLFETGAGGSAPKHIEQFLGEGYLRWDSLGEFLALAASLEHLSRSNHNPRAMILAETLDQAVEEYLQNDKSPARELGEIDNRGSHFYLVKYWAKALANQTQDENLALLFKTISRRLDESEAEINQELIGAQGKAQDIGGYYHPDTDKTNASMRPSEALNSIIEELK